A region of the Pseudarthrobacter oxydans genome:
CGGGCCACGAAGTTCCGCAGGATCTTCATGGGTTCGGTGGCAGTGAACTGCCGTGCGCTCTCCATCAGCTCCTCGGCCGACTCCGGCGGGAAATATCCCGCGTGCCGGTAAATGTCTATCCGGGTGCACAGGCCTTCAGCGTCCAGCTCCGGATGGAACTGCGTGGCATACAGGTTTTCCCGGACCCGGAACATGTGCACCGGGCAGGCCGCGGAGCGGGCCAGCAGGACCGCATGCGGGGGCAGGACGGTGCAGGCCTCCTTATGGCCGGTGAACGCCGTAAATGTCGGGGAGAGTCCCTCCAGCAAGGGGTCCTCAAGCCCGGCCTCCGTCAGCTCGATCTCCACCCCGCCCAGGGGTTCGCCGTAGGTCCTGTCGATCACGGCGCCCTGGTGCCGCCCCAGCGTCCCCACCCCGTAGCATGCCCCCAG
Encoded here:
- a CDS encoding glutamine amidotransferase, with amino-acid sequence MLPFLLLASRAEDAAAEDEYAAYLRYGGLEPRELRRVRLEAAPLPSLDLSSYSGVIVGGSPFTSSDPPETKSSVQHRVERELAGLLDELVARDFPFLGACYGVGTLGRHQGAVIDRTYGEPLGGVEIELTEAGLEDPLLEGLSPTFTAFTGHKEACTVLPPHAVLLARSAACPVHMFRVRENLYATQFHPELDAEGLCTRIDIYRHAGYFPPESAEELMESARQFTATEPMKILRNFVARYAR